GACTCTTCCCACCATCTTTATATGCTCCCTCTGTTTGAAAAGCTGCGGAAGAGACACCCCAATAGAAATTAGGGTCGAAATCATTAATATGCATGATGATTAACTATTTTTTATCATTAGAATTAAATCTGACCTGTACTAGCTTTGCCAATAAGGTTTCTCAAAGGTATACTTTTTAAAAGCTGGTATGTTATTGATTCTTTATGATAAAATTAAATATGAAAATCAAGCTTATTCTTTAATCCCTTTTTCAATCGCGATTCTCTTTTTGATATTGCTAAGCTCATTGCTATACTTAATCACAAGCTTTTTATGTCTATTCCTAAAAGCATGCAATACTAGGTCCGCTTCTGATTGTCTTCTTAGCTTCACCAAATTTTGCTCAAGCTCATTTTTTCTCTTAATCAATTCATTTAAAGTATTTCTCATCTTCTAACTTTTATAAGACAACCATGTTATAAATCATAACTACGTAGATTTACAACATTTATAATGAAATATATTTTATTACACTTGGCATTGAGCTTCATATTCATTACCAATGCATCGGCAAGCGACTCGTTGAAAACAGCAAATACGAATCCTCCCCAAAAGCATTCCTTTCTGAAAGTAAGCTTTCAACATGCAAATGTACTCAAAGGCAACGATTTTGTCGAAGGCATTAATAAAGATATGAAAAGAATCGAACATGCTTTCACATATGAGGCGCAATGGGGATATCAGTCAACGGGCACTAAGCACTGGCAACAACTTCTAAATTACCCATTCTACGGTTTTGGCTTTTGGGGAGCTCACTTTCCAACAACTGAAATAGGCAATCCATTTGGCGTTTATGGTTTCTTCGGAGGATTTGTTAAAAGGTGGAACAGGTTCAATATCGCTTATGAAGTTAAGTCGGGAATAGCTTATTACGGGAACCCCTACGATCCAGACACAAATCCATACAATATCGCTATCGGAGGGTATATAAACTACTTCATGGGAGTAGAACTCAACTTCAATTATATGTTAGCCGAACATTGGGACATACTTCTTGGCCTTAGCGCAAGCCACGATTCTAATGGCATGGTGACTGTTCCTGATTTTGGAATCAACCTATTCGGACCCAAAATTGGAGCAAGGTACAGGTTTTACAGAAGAGAATATCAATGTGATAAGCTTCCTGACCCACCGCTTGAAAAAGATATTTCGATGTATGTTACTTTCAACGCAGGAACGAAACAATACGACGACAGTCCAAAAGTTTATAGAGACAAAGCAAACTATTTTATTGGAAGTTTATCCGTAGCGGCTCACAAACGACTTACGTATATTTCATCTGTAGGTGGAGGTTTTGACTTTACTTATGATAATTCCCTAAGAGGAAACTACAAACAATCAGTAGGAACATACAATATACCTGAGCAAGATAAATACTCTGTCGCCTTTTTCGTATCGTACAAGGCCTCAATTTCAAGATTCAATCTAATACCACAAATAGGTGGATACATCATTAGAAAATCTATTCCTGATGAGCAAGATCCTATTTTTTTTCAACGAGTTTGTCTACAATATGAAATCACTGATCACATATTTGTAAGTGTGGGCTTAAGAGCGTATGATTTCTCTGTAGCCGATTTTATTGAATGGGGATTTGGATATCAATTTAGTTTAACCAAACAAAAATAAACTTTAACTGTAGATTCTTTATTAATCAAGATCTTTTATTTAACCAAATTCTTATGAAAAGCTACGACACGCTTAGTGAAGCAATCAACGATATGACATCAAGAGGCTATGAGCATGATTTTCAAATCGAGAATGATTATATCAAATCAAGCAAGGGTATAAAACTAGGTCCTAAAGAATTTGAAATAATCGAAATTCACAGATTCGAAGGCATGAGCAGTACGGATGACAATGAAATACTTTTTGTCATAGAAAGCAATGATGGTACAAAAGGCTATATAATTGATGCTTACGGAGTCTATGGAGACAATATTTCGCCAGAACTTCTTACTAAATTCAAAGAAAAATACTAAGTCAAAATTCCATTTCATCAAAATTAAACAATTAAAACTCATTTAAGATAAAATAATACGCATTTAACTACTTTTTATTCAGTAAATTGTAATAAAAAATAGTTTTATGCGATTTAATATACTACTAACACTATTTCTATCAATATTCTTTCTTGCTTCATGCGATCAAATAGACAGTATTTTCAATGGAGAAGATGATGACGACGCTTCAAATAAGCTCGAAATTCAAAATGTTTCGTTCAAATTAGCTCCAATTACAGATGAAACTGTATCCATTGAGGCTTTTGAAAGAAACTCGCAATCCTATGTGTTTCTTATAGACAATGGATCCGATACTATTGCAACAGACTCTATTACTGTTGTGGGAAAATTCAAATTCGACATTTCCTCGACAGACTCACTTAGCTTTCCTTGCGAGCAAATGATCATTTCATTCCAGAAAAAAGAAAGCGTTGACTTGCTTGAAATGAATGAAGATATGATTTATTCTTACACGGATTTGGAAATCGCACAAAAGAGTCTTTTTGAAAGCTATGATGACATTACCATTCAATACAATCATTGTGAGTTATTCTCAAGGTTTTCAACACATGATGACGCTTCTGCATTCCAATTGACAAACATTGAATATTCTCCTAATGAACTTGGAGAAATTAGCTTAAAATTAGAAGGGTACTTCGAAGGAATTTCTAGAACTCATGGAGATGCATCAAGTCCTGCTGGAGAACCATTATTCCACATCAGAGAAGGATATATGAATATTGAGCTAAAAGAATTGTAAGCTTAGCAATAAGAAATTTAAATAACAAAAGGCCTTCATGAACTTGAAGGCCTTTTGTATTACATTTGAATCGAAATATTACTTTAATTAATATTTCTCAATTATATCCGATAACATCATCGCATGCTCCTTGGAGTGAGTAGGGAAATTCGCTATTCTAATTTGCTTTCCTTTTTGTTGTCCATACCCACTGCCTACCACTAATTTTCGTTTTTTCAATTCATCAGATAAGTCGCCAAACACAACTTCATCAATTATATCAGTAACTATAACGGTATCAGACCTTAATTTCTCAGAACGCACTGACAATTCAAGGCACTTGCTCGCCTTGATCGCATTTGATATAATAATATTTTTATACTTTGTTTCATTGCTTATCAAGTCAAGACTCTTTTCATTCATATCTTGAGCTATTCTACCCAACAAATAAATTCCAAGCATATTAGGAGTCTCTGGCGTTTGATAATTTTCAGCTTGTTTTTCCATGCTAGACAACGAGTGGTAAGCGCTAACATGCGTTCCAGTCAATTCAATTTCCTTTCCTCTAGCTAAGCATTTCTCATTAACAATCCATACTCCCAAGCCTGAAGGCAATCCAAAGCACTTTTGAACTGAAAAATATATTGAATCGACAATATTATAGTCCAAGTCTATCACTGGAGCTGCTGAAACAACATCAACCATCAATAACGAATCAGCATATTTATTCTTCATTGCGTAAACAGATTCCATATCCGCTTTTACTCCTGTGCTCGTCTCGTTATAAACTACATTTATAACCTCTGGCTCAAATTCAACATTCGCGCTATCCAAATTTGGGAAAGCACCCCATTCAGATTCAATCATCTGAGCATTCTTCACCCCTGACTTTAATGCTGCATCATATGACTTTTTCGAAAAAGCTCCATTTACAATATGCAATGATGAATCTTTGATTAAATTTTGTGCAGTACGCTCCCACACTTCTGTAGCAGAACTCAGAAAAAAGATTTTAAATCCCTCGGGAAGACTCAACAAGTTCTTAAGCTGTTCGCTTGTATGCTTATAAATTTCCTGAAATTCATTAGATCGATGCGAAATACTGGCTATTTTCATTGCCAAAGCATTTTTTATATGATGATCTACAGTGAAATAAAGCTCTGAAGGGCCGGGAGTGAAGAAAATATCGTGTCTTCTCATACTTTGGTAGCAATAAATAGTGTAAAATAATAAAATAGAAGAGGTTGCCTCCTCCAAGGCAACCTCCAAAAACTAAAAACCACTAAACTAAAACTACATGAAACATTATACTTATGTATAAGAACAAGTTTGTAGTTAATACATTTTTGAAGGCCAATCCCCTACTTTTAATTTCATTTTTTTCTAAAAAAACAATTAGTCAAAGAAATACCATCTGAAACCGATGTCTATACCCGTCTTAGGTCCAGTATAATATGGTGTTACAAAATATCCTTCTCCTTGACTTTGTAAAATATTTGTAGCCTTAATATAAGCAGTTAACGTACTAATGGTAAAACTTATATATGCATCCAATACAGGAAAATTTTCCACTAACTGATTATTCTGAAGAATAAACTGTTGTGTCGTCGGATCATAATCGTAAGCGTAATACTCAGAAGTATAATGCAAATCAAGACCTCCTTGAAAATTAATCTTTCCGCCAAAGATATTATTCGCAAAATAGAATCTAGTATTTGTGTACAAATCCGGAATTCTAAAAATATCTCGTGATCCGCCAGTAACAACAGAATAAATTATACTCGTCTCAAAATTAAGATATTTGAAAAATCTCAACTTCAGGTCAAAACCAGGTGAAATCATTTGGGCAGGGGCTCCGGATTGTTGCGGGTTCCCATTTTCATCCAAATAAACAAAATCAAATACGTTAGTAAACGTAAAATGTGGCTTCAACCTCAAATTATTATTCCACAACGATAATTTTATAGCACCTTTTATTTGGTCCGCTTGATTAGCTCTAAAATTATTGGACCACGAATGATGATTGGATAAATAATCTTCATATAGATAAGGCACAGCAAATTGCGTTCTATTGTAAGATACATCAAATAGCTTATGCGTATATTTACCATATAAAATATGGTCTCCAAATTGATTAAATTCAGCTTTCAACTCAACATTGCTCAAAGAGTCTAGATCAAGCCTCATATAACCTCCAAGATAGTTTTCGCCTCTGCTCTGCAAGCCTGAGATATATTTTGTCTCAAAGAAAGTGTCCCTACGCCTAAAATAAGCCAATACATACCAATTTTTCCAATTTCCTTTCAGTCCCACCTCATTTGAAACTGAATTGAATCTGGACAACTCATTAGTCATACGCTCATCAAAAATTGGAGGATATTTGTACTTTATAAAAAGGGAGTCAACCGTCCAATCATCATCAGAAAAAGTATTTGTCTGAGATAATATATCCGCTTCGTGATAAGCAGTAAAACCATTAGCCAGCTCATACTGATGATACAAGTGATAATTAAATCGCATATCCTGCGATTGAGCTTGAGTCAAATAAACAGGAGCTTGCTCATTCAAATAAAATAACGAATCCTCATTAATAATCCCTCCTTGCTCAAATACCTTGTGATCAAATCTCGTAAAATTGAACAAAGCTTTATACTTGTTATTCTGAGACGTATAATTCGTAAAAAACTGAAGTTGATAATTCAATACATTGAAATCATTTTTTCCAGCTCTATCAAGTATCTTGTCTATAGAATAATGCGTAAACTTTAAACCTACATTCCATCTTGGGTTTACATTTCTAGTAAAACCAACATCCAATATCGACCTTGTTTGGCTCCCCAACACTAAGTCTATGCTCGTTACTGGAGATTTTGTATCATAATACTTAATCGAATTATGATCATTGAAGTACAAGTCATAATTTTGAAAACCAGAGTTTTTGCCAATCTGATCCGGCATTACAAAATATATAGGCCTTACTGCTGTCCCTGGATTTCCTAAATTTTGAACTAAATAATCATTAGCTTCTCTTGTTCCCCACAATCTTACTCGTTGCAATGTTGTGTCTATGCTATACCAGCGTTTTTGATCAAACTTAACGTCCTTCAATGTTGTGTATTGAATTGTTGACGCATCATATACTAGCTTCGTGGAATCATCAAGAATACTTTGTCTATTGGACTTCTCTCTTTCTACATTTTGAGAGAAATTGTCTATATTCTGAGCCATTGCGCTGATAGAACAAAAAAAGCCAACAACTACTAATAATACCCAACCAAAAATATTTCTCACCTGTCGTGTTTATTTAACTCCTATTAAAATAATTCTCAATCTTATCATTTATCACCTTCTCAAATCCAACAGCATCGTTCAGTTCCGCTTCTATTGGAATATAAAACAAAGGAAGGCTTTTAGAACACTCTGCCAATTCCTTGCTCAAAAACTTCACATAATCTTTTTCCGTAGTGATCAATGAAAGATTTTCATGCTCATCAACAATTTTTTTCAAATCCGAAATATCAGCTTCAGTATAATTATGATGATCTTTAAAAGCCTTTTTGCCTTTAACATTTAAAAAGCTATCAATGTGACCATGAAAAGGCTCTGGCTTGGCAATTCCCGTAAATATAAAAACATTTTCAGACAATGTATTTCCTTCTTGAAAAGGTTTTGGGCTTCCATATTTTATTTTTGAGAAAAAAATATTCGCATTCTCATTATATTTTCGAATGCGTGTAATGTATTCCTCTTTATTTTCTATGAGCTCAGGACACTTGGTAACTATGATAATATCAGCACGGTCAGCGCCTTTTCTCGACTCTCTCAATCTCCCTGCGGGTAGGACATAATCATTAAAGAATGGCTTCGAGTATTCCGTCAACAATATGTTGACATCCGGTTGAACATATCTATGTTGATATGCGTCATCAAGCAATATAAGATTCGTTTCTTCATGAGCCATCAAAATCTCAGGTATCGCTCTAGCTCTTTCCTCCCCTACTGTCACCAACACATCTTCTCCGTATTTGCGAAAAAACTGGAACGGTTCATCTCCCAAAGTCTGGGCCGAATCATCCAAAGAAGCTATTCTAAATCCTCTTGTCATACGACCGTATCCTCTGCTTAGAGTCGCCGCAACGTATTTTTCAGACAACATCCGAATTAAATACTCCACCATTGGACTTTTACCTGTGCCACCGACAGACAAATTCCCTACATTTATTATAAATGGCTCAAACTTCAATGATCTTTTGGAACCAATATTGAATAAATGATTCCTAAAGTCCGTCGCCTGTTTATAAATTAAAGAAAACGGCATTAATAGCAACTGGCCTATTTTCATAGATAGACAAGACTTTTGTTTTGTTAAATTCTATTTTTTACAGTAATTCGTGGCTACAAAAGTGACCTAAATATGCCTAAAATAAAAGAAGTCATTCAATTTTTAGAAAATATCGCCCCGTTATCTTATCAGGAAAGCTATGATAACTCAGGGCTAATTGTTGGCAACCAAAACACAGAGATCACCGGTATCTTGGTAACTTTGGACACGACTGAAGAGGTGATTAAAGAAGCTATCGAAAAGAATTGCAATTTGATCGTATCACATCACCCGATCATCTTCAAAGGCCTAAAAAAAATCAACGGCAAGAACTATGTGGAACGCACAGTCATAGACGCTATCAAAAACGATATTGCCATCTACGCCATTCACACGAATTTGGACAATGTCTCCGAGGGCGTCAACAAAAAGCTTGCTGACAAGATCGGACTAAGCAACGTAAGGACTTTATCTCCAAAAACAGGCTTGCTAAAAAAACTTGAAGTGTTTTGTCCACCGGAAAAGATGGCGGATATCAAAAACGCGCTCCACAAAGCAGGTGCCGGAGAAATTGGGAATTACGAGCAAGCAAGTTTCATATCTAATGGCACAGGAACTTTTCTTCCCAAAGCAGAAGCGAATCCATATTCTGGCGAAAAAGGGGAACTATCAAATGTCGAAGAAAAAAAGCTCGAGTTGATTTTCCCTGCTTATCTGGAAGGACGAATATTATCCGCTATGCAAAGCGCTCATCCATATGAGGAAGTTGCTTACTTTGTTCATGACCTCGGAAATTCTTTTCAAACCGTAGGCTCAGGCATGATTGGAGAATTAACAGAAGCTCTTTCACCCATTGAGTTCTTAACCCTTTTGAAAAAAAATCTAAACCTTGAAGCATTACGATACACAGAGACTCATAAGAAACAAATCAAGCGCGTCGCCATATGCGGAGGAGCCGGCAGTTTTTTACTGAGAAACGCTCTTCACCAATCCGCAGACGCTTTTGTGACCGGAGATTTCAAATACCATGAATTTTTTGACGCTGAACAAAAACTTATCATAGCCGACATCGGTCATTATGAAAGTGAAGTTTATACAAAAGAATTAATTTGCGGGTTTTTGTCAAAAAAATTCATTAGCTTTACGGTCTATCATTCTGAAATTAATACAAATCCAGTTCGGTATATATAATATAAGATGGAAAATACTGTAGCACAAAAACTTGAAGCACTTGTAAAGCTTCAATCAATTGATACGCAACTTGACGAAATAAAAAAAATAAGAGGAGCGCTTCCTGAAGAAGTTAACGACTTAGAGGATGACATCGCCGGATTCGAAACAAGAATTCAAAAATACAACGATGAAATCCAAGCGCAAGAAACGCGTATCGATGAGCTTAAAGTTGCAAAAAAAGACGCTGAAAATCTTATAGTAAAATATAACGATCAGCAAATGAACGTTCGTAACAACAGGGAGTATGACGCGATCACTAAGGAAATAGAATTGCAAAATCTAGAAATCCAAGTGTGCGAAAAGCGTACTAAAGAAGCCAATGCGACTATCGAACGAATCAATTCTCAGATCGAAGAAACAAATCAACTTTTGAATGACAAGAAAGAAGATTTGGAAACTAAGCAAAACGAACTGGGCGTTATCATCTCTGAAAGCGAAGATGACGAAAACAAGCTTCTTAAAAGCAGAGACAAGGCTTATAAAATCGTTGACGAGAGATTAAGAACTGCTTACGATAGAATTCGTAAAAACGCGAGAAATGGCTTGGCAGTAGTTAATGTTGAAAGAAATGCTTGTGGCGGTTGCTTCAACATGGTTCCTCCTCAAAGACAATCTGATATTCGCGAGAAGAAGAAAATCATCGTTTGCGAACACTGCGGAAGAATCTTAGCAGATGTTGAAATCGAGCTTGTTCCTGAAGAGAAACCGAAAAGAACAAAAAGAACGACAACGAAGAAAAAATCATCATAATTCAAAAGCTAACTTATGTTAGCTTTTTTTTATCCTGCTAATGCCTTTACAACCTAACCCAATATGCTGAATACTTCCATTCCCTTGGAGCAACTAAATGCGCAAAGCAAAAACACCCTTATTGAACACCTCAACATACGCTATACCGAGATTACCGAGTCTTACATCAAAGGAACAATGCCAGTAAACCCAACAACGCACCAACCTTTGGGACTATTGCATGGTGGAGCTTCTGCGGCTTTGGCTGAGACTTTAGCCAGCGTTGGAGCAAATCTTACTATAAACCCTAAGACTCACTATTGCGTTGGACTTGAAATCAACGCTAATCACATTAAAAGTGTCAAAGATGGCATTGTAACCGGAATTGCGACACCCTTGCATATGGGTAGGACTACGCAAGTATGGGAGATTCGCATAAGCAATGAGGACAACAAGTTGCTTTGCATCAGCAGAATGACTGTGGCTGTTATGGCTAAAAAATAATTATTTTTGAGGAAGAAAGACAAGTGCAGAAAGCTATATATGGAAACTATACAGGAAACATCAATGGCTAATACCATCTTCGAAAAGATGGCTGTTATTTTTAATGCGGCAATTGAAGCAAAACTTCCAATTGCAATATGGAGAAGTCCTAATTCAAATACTTTCAATACTGTTATTCAAACAACTAAATCTGACAATATTTGGCTTAATAGTATCGAAGATGTAATGAAACAAGAGGGCTTCATATTTGCTCCATTCAACACTGATTCTCGCAAAATCATTTGTATATCATCTGAATTAGCTTACGAAATTACTGAAAGCACATGTACTCATAACGCCACATCAAGTGTTGCAAGAGAATTTCATAAAACATTGGATTTTTCCTCATTGAAAAATTCCATCAAATACCATTTCCCTAATAAAGGCCAAGAAAAGCATCATAGCACGTATAAAGAAACGTTTATTAATAATGTTAAAAATGGAATAAAAAACATAAATGAAGGAAGCTTAACTAAAATTGTACCCTCTAAGACGAAATCTATCCAGCTAAGGTCTGATTTTGATCCATTGAACACTTTCCATAATCTTTCTTCATCATATTCAAACGCATTCATTTCCCTAATATCGATACCAGAAATAGGCACTTGGATGGGAGCAACACCTGAAATACTTATACAGGTGAATCAAAACCACATTTTCAAAACCGTTGCCTTAGCGGGAACCCAACTCTATACTGGCCAAAAATTAGGCGATGTGAGTTGGAAACAAAAAGAAATTGAGGAACAAGCTTTAGTTAGCAGGTACATCATCAATCGTTTCAAAAAAATCAGACTAAGGGAATTTGACGAATACGGGCCAAAAACAATCAAAGCAGGCAATTTGCTTCATTTAAAAACATCTTTCGAAGTTGATATGAAAGAAACAGAAAGGCCCGATCTGCCCCAAAAAATGCTTGAACTGCTGCACCCTACTTCAGCCGTTTGCGGCATGCCAAGAGAAGAGGCCTTGAAATTTCTAAATAATAATGAAAAACACGATAGAAAATATTTTAGTGGATTTTTAGGCCCAATAAATGTGCAAGACAATAGTAGCCTATTTGTTAATCTTCGTTGCATGGAACTTCTTGAAGGCCAAGCCATTCTTTATGCAGGCGCTGGAGTAACAGAGGATTCTGATCCTGAGTCGGAATGGAACGAAACAGAACAAAAGTGCAATACTTTATTGAACTATCTTCAAACAAATTTAGACTAATCTAGTATAATTAAAAAATATTCAATTTTTCTATGCAACGCTTTCAACCTATAGGGTGTCTTTAGTTCGGAGTTAAATATTACGTTACTATGATTAAAAACATCGTTTATTTTCTTATTTTCCAAACTATTGCATGGGGTGTATTTTTCAATTCAGATATCATTGTCAAGAATCAAGACCAATCAATTGACACGAATCTAGCTGTACTCATGTCACATGAATTTCACACAAGCTCAACAGTGAAAGACTCAGTTATTCATTCCAATCTTTTTGGAAACTTATTTCTTAATATTGATTATTTGAATTAATCCTTGATTTTCACATAATAGTCTGAATCACTGCAAGTATCTTTATTTTAAGCCATAAATTCATCTTTTGATGATTATTTTTGCATATGGCTAATACTGAAGACACACCTAACAATATTCCAATACCCAATGCATTCTGCATTATGCCTTGGGTTCATTTTCACTCTACTTACCAAGGAACCGTTCAAGCATGTTGCAATGCAAATATCAAATTTGGCAACATTAACCAACAAAGCATCGATGAAATTTGGAACGGAGATGACATAAAGAACATTCGACAAAATTTCCTTGAAAACAAAAAAGACAATCGATGTTCTATATGCTATAATCAAGAGGAGTCGGGAAAAAAAAGCTTAAGGCAAATTTCCAATGAGAAATTCATTACTCTTAGCCAAGAAATTATTTCTCAGAACACAACACATTCTCCCAACCCCAAATACTACGACATTCGTTTCTCTAATCTATGCAATCTACGATGCAGAACTTGCTGGCACGGATACAGTTCTAAATGGCACTCAGATGCATTAGCACTAAAAAGCACAAAAGCGAAAAAAGCATTGATCCAAAACGTCTCCGATATTTCTGATTTCATTAATCAATTCGCCAAACATATTAATGCAATTGAAGAAATTTACTTCGCAGGTGGAGAGCCATTAATCATGCAAGAGCATTATGACATACTCAAACTTTTGCATGAAAAAAGGCTTTTCAACATTAGAATTCGCTACAATACCAATCTTACCAAACTTGAATTCAATAATCATTCTATCTTGAACTTATGGAAAGACTTCACAAATATTGAAATTGGGATAAGCATTGACAGTACCACAAATCAAAATAACTATATTAGAAAAGACTCTCGATTCGAAAGTCTTATCGAAAACATTAATCAAGTTAAAAATCATTGTTCCCACGCAAAACTCACCCTCACTCCAACCATCAGCATTTTCAATATACATCGCCTGACATCGCTTCATGACTATTTCATTAAGCACAAATTAATTTCTCCCAATGACGTCTATTTAAACTTGCTAGAACGGCCTTATCATTACAACATATGCCTACTTCCCAAACACCTCAAGCAAGAATACTCTTTAGAAATCAAATCTTACACCCAATCCCTATTTGACCTTCAAACAATAAATGAAAACACCTATAATGACTTTCTTTCCATATGCGAATACATGCATGGCAAGGATTTAAGCAATAAAATCCCCAAGTTAAAACTCGAGCTTGATAAGCTTGATCAAATAAGGAATGAATCATTTCAAGAAAAAATTCCCGAATTGGGAAAAATTTTTCAAAAAAATGCTTGGAAGTGAAACCTTTTATTCACAATATTTGTAAATACAAATATCAATAATACGAATAAACTTAACAAACATGAAAAAGGTACTTTACATTGCCCTAGCGTTGATCACTTTTGCTTTTACTAACGCATCCGCTCAAACAGTTGACTCAAAAAAAAGCTCTATCCAGTGGACTGGAGAAAAGGTTACTGGCAAGCACTGGGGGCATATCAACATCAAATCCGGAGATGTTGAAACTAAAAATGGCAAACTAGTGGGCGGACATTTTGTGATAAACATGAATTCTATCACTTGCGATGACATAGAAAACAAAGACTACAATCAAAAATTGGTAGGCCACTTGAAGAATGAAGATTTCTTTGATGTTGCTAAGTTCCCTGAAGCTAAGTTTGTAATCACCAAGGCTGTTGAGAAAAAGGGCAAAAATGGCAACAATTATGAAATCACAGGAGACTTGACAATCAAAGGCATTTCTCACTCGATCACTTTCCCGGCAAGAGTAGACATCAAAGGAAATTCTGCAACTGCTAATGCAAGTGTTGATATCGACAGAACGAAGTGGAATGTTAAATATGGTTCAGGATCTTTCTTCGACAACTTAGGAGACAGAACGATCTATGACGAATTCAACTTGAAAATCTCTTTGGCAACCAAAGAATAAGCTCAAAGCCTAAGAAAAACGCCAAACTTGCAACCAACTTAGCAGGTTTGGCGTTACTTTTTGTAAAAAACCGGATGCACCATTTAGATCCTAATATACTTTTTAATGGAGATCGTAAGATAAAACTTAGCGAATTTTCTCCGAATTATATAAATCATTATCACTCTGAAAAAGAAGCTTTATCCAAGCTTGCAAATGACATTGAGTCGCTTAAAGCCCTCCAGTACAAACTTTACGCTCAATCCAATTACTCTATACTTATCGTATTGCAAGCAATAGACGCAGCAGGAAAGGATAGTTTGATAAAACACGTTTTTAGCGGAATAAACCCTCAAGGGTGCAATGTACATAGCTTCAAAACACCAAACGATGAAGAGTTAAAACACAATTATCTCTGGAGGTACTATAAAGCATTACCCCCCAAAGGAATGATAGGGATTTTCAACCGCTCATATTATGAGGATGTCTTAATCAAAAAAGTTCATCCTGAATTAGTTCTCCACGAAAACCTCCCAAACATCAAATCCACCAAAGACATTGATGAAAAGTTTTGGAACGCGAGATACAA
The Aureibacter tunicatorum DNA segment above includes these coding regions:
- a CDS encoding phosphoribosylpyrophosphate synthetase, with the protein product MKSYDTLSEAINDMTSRGYEHDFQIENDYIKSSKGIKLGPKEFEIIEIHRFEGMSSTDDNEILFVIESNDGTKGYIIDAYGVYGDNISPELLTKFKEKY
- a CDS encoding aminotransferase class V-fold PLP-dependent enzyme, with protein sequence MRRHDIFFTPGPSELYFTVDHHIKNALAMKIASISHRSNEFQEIYKHTSEQLKNLLSLPEGFKIFFLSSATEVWERTAQNLIKDSSLHIVNGAFSKKSYDAALKSGVKNAQMIESEWGAFPNLDSANVEFEPEVINVVYNETSTGVKADMESVYAMKNKYADSLLMVDVVSAAPVIDLDYNIVDSIYFSVQKCFGLPSGLGVWIVNEKCLARGKEIELTGTHVSAYHSLSSMEKQAENYQTPETPNMLGIYLLGRIAQDMNEKSLDLISNETKYKNIIISNAIKASKCLELSVRSEKLRSDTVIVTDIIDEVVFGDLSDELKKRKLVVGSGYGQQKGKQIRIANFPTHSKEHAMMLSDIIEKY
- a CDS encoding putative porin, translating into MRNIFGWVLLVVVGFFCSISAMAQNIDNFSQNVEREKSNRQSILDDSTKLVYDASTIQYTTLKDVKFDQKRWYSIDTTLQRVRLWGTREANDYLVQNLGNPGTAVRPIYFVMPDQIGKNSGFQNYDLYFNDHNSIKYYDTKSPVTSIDLVLGSQTRSILDVGFTRNVNPRWNVGLKFTHYSIDKILDRAGKNDFNVLNYQLQFFTNYTSQNNKYKALFNFTRFDHKVFEQGGIINEDSLFYLNEQAPVYLTQAQSQDMRFNYHLYHQYELANGFTAYHEADILSQTNTFSDDDWTVDSLFIKYKYPPIFDERMTNELSRFNSVSNEVGLKGNWKNWYVLAYFRRRDTFFETKYISGLQSRGENYLGGYMRLDLDSLSNVELKAEFNQFGDHILYGKYTHKLFDVSYNRTQFAVPYLYEDYLSNHHSWSNNFRANQADQIKGAIKLSLWNNNLRLKPHFTFTNVFDFVYLDENGNPQQSGAPAQMISPGFDLKLRFFKYLNFETSIIYSVVTGGSRDIFRIPDLYTNTRFYFANNIFGGKINFQGGLDLHYTSEYYAYDYDPTTQQFILQNNQLVENFPVLDAYISFTISTLTAYIKATNILQSQGEGYFVTPYYTGPKTGIDIGFRWYFFD
- the lpxK gene encoding tetraacyldisaccharide 4'-kinase, whose product is MKIGQLLLMPFSLIYKQATDFRNHLFNIGSKRSLKFEPFIINVGNLSVGGTGKSPMVEYLIRMLSEKYVAATLSRGYGRMTRGFRIASLDDSAQTLGDEPFQFFRKYGEDVLVTVGEERARAIPEILMAHEETNLILLDDAYQHRYVQPDVNILLTEYSKPFFNDYVLPAGRLRESRKGADRADIIIVTKCPELIENKEEYITRIRKYNENANIFFSKIKYGSPKPFQEGNTLSENVFIFTGIAKPEPFHGHIDSFLNVKGKKAFKDHHNYTEADISDLKKIVDEHENLSLITTEKDYVKFLSKELAECSKSLPLFYIPIEAELNDAVGFEKVINDKIENYFNRS
- a CDS encoding Nif3-like dinuclear metal center hexameric protein: MPKIKEVIQFLENIAPLSYQESYDNSGLIVGNQNTEITGILVTLDTTEEVIKEAIEKNCNLIVSHHPIIFKGLKKINGKNYVERTVIDAIKNDIAIYAIHTNLDNVSEGVNKKLADKIGLSNVRTLSPKTGLLKKLEVFCPPEKMADIKNALHKAGAGEIGNYEQASFISNGTGTFLPKAEANPYSGEKGELSNVEEKKLELIFPAYLEGRILSAMQSAHPYEEVAYFVHDLGNSFQTVGSGMIGELTEALSPIEFLTLLKKNLNLEALRYTETHKKQIKRVAICGGAGSFLLRNALHQSADAFVTGDFKYHEFFDAEQKLIIADIGHYESEVYTKELICGFLSKKFISFTVYHSEINTNPVRYI
- a CDS encoding zinc ribbon domain-containing protein codes for the protein MENTVAQKLEALVKLQSIDTQLDEIKKIRGALPEEVNDLEDDIAGFETRIQKYNDEIQAQETRIDELKVAKKDAENLIVKYNDQQMNVRNNREYDAITKEIELQNLEIQVCEKRTKEANATIERINSQIEETNQLLNDKKEDLETKQNELGVIISESEDDENKLLKSRDKAYKIVDERLRTAYDRIRKNARNGLAVVNVERNACGGCFNMVPPQRQSDIREKKKIIVCEHCGRILADVEIELVPEEKPKRTKRTTTKKKSS